The Streptomonospora litoralis genome window below encodes:
- a CDS encoding helix-turn-helix domain-containing protein, which translates to MQVDQQYRGPLAEFLSARRALVSARDAGIADNGLVRRVPGLRREEVAQLAGISVDYYSRLEQGRLRTASRTVLNAIGQALRLDSDQRLHLFKLANPDMDIGAAEEEQHVGLGVQRLLGDLVGMPALVFGRYLDILAWNSLAAALLGDLAAMGRRRRNYVRMVFLEPATRAVFVDWRERAREVVSFLRMNSGARNDQARLRELVGELAVHDDDFRRWWSQHLVSLRPFGTTRFDHPVVGEFSLEWEVLTAIEDDEQYIGLLSAAPGSDDHDAVTRLAAWAAESGLRSSGEAMRT; encoded by the coding sequence ATGCAGGTTGACCAGCAATACCGGGGGCCGCTGGCCGAGTTCCTCAGCGCCCGCCGCGCGCTCGTATCCGCCCGCGACGCCGGCATCGCCGACAACGGGCTCGTGCGGCGGGTGCCGGGGCTGCGCCGCGAGGAGGTCGCCCAGTTAGCCGGGATCAGCGTCGACTACTACTCCCGGCTGGAGCAGGGACGCCTGCGCACGGCCTCACGCACCGTGCTGAACGCCATCGGCCAGGCGCTCCGCCTCGATTCCGACCAGCGGCTGCACCTGTTCAAACTCGCCAACCCCGACATGGACATCGGCGCGGCGGAGGAGGAGCAGCATGTCGGCCTCGGCGTGCAGCGGCTGCTGGGCGACCTGGTCGGCATGCCCGCCCTGGTGTTCGGGCGCTACCTGGACATCCTCGCCTGGAACAGCCTGGCCGCGGCTCTGCTGGGCGATCTGGCGGCGATGGGCCGGCGCCGCCGCAACTACGTGCGGATGGTGTTCCTGGAGCCGGCCACCCGCGCGGTGTTCGTCGACTGGCGTGAGCGCGCCCGCGAGGTGGTGTCGTTCCTGCGGATGAACAGCGGTGCGCGCAACGACCAGGCGCGCCTGCGCGAGCTGGTGGGCGAGCTGGCCGTGCACGACGACGACTTCCGCCGGTGGTGGAGCCAGCACCTCGTCTCCCTGCGTCCGTTCGGCACCACCCGCTTCGACCACCCCGTCGTCGGCGAGTTCTCCCTGGAGTGGGAGGTGCTGACCGCCATCGAGGACGACGAGCAGTACATCGGGCTGCTCAGCGCCGCCCCCGGGAGCGACGACCATGACGCGGTGACGCGTCTGGCCGCGTGGGCCGCCGAGTCCGGTCTGCGGTCCTCCGGAGAAGCGATGCGGACTTAA
- a CDS encoding GNAT family N-acetyltransferase, with translation MTIVAIEPATPERWADLERLFGPTGAYGHCWCVYFRRRAKDFTASVSCSPDERGDSNREELRRVTLGGKVPGLIAYEGNEPCGWVSVAPREDFIRLSRSRSLRPTDPAEPDVWSLVCFWLPPRRRRKGMGSQLLDGAIEHARANGGRVLEAYPVDTAGGRAPSAEVYTGTVRMFRKAGFACTTHPDSGRPIARLTLKAD, from the coding sequence ATGACCATCGTCGCGATCGAGCCCGCCACCCCGGAACGGTGGGCAGACCTGGAACGGCTGTTCGGCCCGACCGGGGCCTACGGCCACTGCTGGTGCGTCTACTTCCGCCGCCGCGCCAAGGACTTCACCGCAAGCGTGTCGTGCTCACCCGACGAGCGCGGCGACAGCAACCGCGAGGAGCTGCGTCGGGTGACCCTCGGCGGCAAGGTCCCCGGGCTCATCGCCTACGAGGGAAACGAGCCGTGCGGCTGGGTGTCCGTGGCGCCGCGGGAGGACTTCATCCGCCTGTCCCGCTCGCGTTCGCTGCGGCCGACCGACCCCGCCGAGCCCGACGTCTGGTCGCTGGTGTGCTTCTGGCTGCCCCCGCGCCGCCGCCGCAAGGGGATGGGGTCGCAGTTGCTGGACGGGGCGATCGAGCACGCCCGCGCCAACGGCGGGCGGGTGCTGGAGGCGTACCCGGTCGACACCGCCGGCGGCCGCGCCCCCAGCGCCGAGGTCTACACCGGCACCGTGCGCATGTTCCGGAAGGCGGGCTTCGCCTGCACCACGCACCCCGACAGCGGCCGTCCCATCGCCCGGCTGACGCTCAAGGCCGACTGA
- a CDS encoding winged helix-turn-helix transcriptional regulator encodes MVQTHSFSCGLDAALAVVGGKWKALILWELGQGARRFGQLRRALEGVSEKMLIQQLREMEADTLVQRDVHEQVPPKVVYSLTPFGVSLNEALGPLGDWGEEHQRRIEEMRLAPAQPSDAAGSTAPG; translated from the coding sequence ATGGTGCAGACGCATTCCTTCAGCTGCGGGCTGGACGCGGCACTGGCGGTGGTCGGTGGGAAGTGGAAGGCGCTGATCCTCTGGGAGCTGGGCCAGGGCGCGCGCCGCTTCGGGCAGCTGCGCCGGGCGCTGGAGGGCGTCAGCGAGAAGATGCTCATCCAGCAGCTCCGCGAGATGGAGGCCGACACCCTGGTGCAGCGCGACGTCCACGAGCAGGTGCCGCCCAAGGTGGTCTACTCGCTGACTCCCTTCGGTGTCTCGCTCAACGAGGCGCTCGGCCCGCTGGGCGACTGGGGTGAGGAGCACCAGCGCCGCATCGAGGAGATGCGCTTGGCGCCCGCGCAGCCCTCCGATGCCGCCGGCTCCACTGCCCCCGGCTAG
- a CDS encoding alanine/glycine:cation symporter family protein codes for MEELNRVADEAVTSFADAFWAWLLIPLLAVLSIYFTARLGVVQLRMIPEMFRTLRSKPEVAPDGKRAISSFQAFSISAAARIGTGNVVGVAGAIAVGGPGAVLWMWVMGLLVGAASFVESTLGQLYKVRDRTGYRGGPAYYMQHGLKARWMGIIFAITIIVTFSFVFNAVQSNTIANAVANSAEAFGYSTTGWVTAAVGLLVVAVTALVVFGGVRRIAHVTQTLVPFMAALYVLMGAVVVVLYADQIPVVFTRIVQGAFGLREFAGAAVGTVIIQGVRRGMFSNEAGLGSAPNAGATAAVTHPVKQGLVQTLGVYFDTLIICSMTAFLILVTNPTYGEERGPVLTQEALQTGLGPWALHALTVVLLLLAFSSILGNFYYGQSNIAFLTENRGVMTTFKFVFLIATFLGSIGTVQIVWSLADATMGFMALVNLIALAPLVGAVALVLKDYIAQRKQGLDPVFTRDRVPQLRNIQCWESEQEPGTAGVAGRADG; via the coding sequence GTGGAAGAACTCAACCGAGTAGCCGACGAGGCCGTCACGTCATTCGCGGACGCGTTCTGGGCGTGGCTGCTCATCCCCCTGCTGGCCGTCCTCAGCATCTACTTCACCGCGAGGCTCGGCGTCGTCCAGCTGCGCATGATCCCGGAGATGTTCCGGACACTGCGCAGCAAGCCGGAGGTCGCCCCTGACGGCAAGCGGGCGATCTCGTCGTTCCAGGCGTTCTCGATCTCGGCGGCCGCGCGCATCGGCACCGGCAACGTCGTCGGCGTGGCCGGTGCGATCGCGGTCGGCGGACCCGGGGCCGTGCTGTGGATGTGGGTGATGGGCCTACTCGTCGGGGCGGCGAGCTTCGTGGAGTCCACCCTCGGCCAGCTCTACAAGGTGCGCGACCGGACCGGCTACCGCGGTGGCCCCGCCTACTACATGCAGCACGGGCTCAAGGCGCGGTGGATGGGGATCATCTTCGCCATCACCATCATCGTGACGTTCTCGTTCGTGTTCAACGCCGTGCAGAGCAACACCATCGCCAACGCGGTCGCCAACTCCGCCGAGGCGTTCGGCTACAGCACCACCGGCTGGGTCACGGCGGCAGTCGGGCTGCTGGTGGTCGCGGTGACCGCGCTCGTGGTGTTCGGCGGCGTGCGCCGGATCGCCCACGTGACGCAGACGCTGGTCCCTTTCATGGCCGCGCTCTACGTGCTGATGGGCGCGGTCGTGGTCGTGCTCTACGCCGACCAGATCCCCGTGGTCTTCACCCGGATCGTGCAGGGCGCCTTCGGCCTGCGGGAGTTCGCCGGAGCGGCCGTGGGCACCGTGATCATCCAGGGTGTCCGCCGCGGCATGTTCTCCAACGAGGCCGGCCTGGGCTCGGCCCCCAACGCCGGCGCCACCGCCGCGGTCACCCACCCGGTGAAGCAGGGCCTCGTGCAGACCTTGGGCGTCTACTTCGACACGCTCATCATCTGCTCCATGACGGCGTTCTTGATCCTGGTCACCAACCCCACCTACGGGGAGGAGCGCGGCCCGGTGCTCACCCAGGAGGCCCTGCAGACCGGCCTGGGCCCGTGGGCGCTGCACGCGCTGACGGTGGTGCTGCTGCTCCTGGCGTTCAGCTCGATCCTCGGCAACTTCTACTACGGCCAGTCCAACATCGCGTTCCTCACCGAGAACCGCGGTGTGATGACCACCTTCAAGTTCGTCTTCCTGATCGCGACGTTCCTCGGCTCGATCGGCACCGTGCAGATCGTGTGGAGCCTCGCCGACGCCACCATGGGCTTCATGGCCCTGGTCAACCTGATCGCCCTGGCTCCGCTCGTCGGGGCCGTTGCACTGGTGCTCAAGGACTACATCGCCCAGCGCAAGCAGGGCCTCGACCCGGTCTTCACCCGCGACCGGGTGCCGCAGCTGCGCAACATCCAGTGCTGGGAGTCCGAGCAGGAGCCGGGCACGGCCGGTGTCGCCGGTAGGGCCGACGGCTAG
- a CDS encoding 50S ribosomal protein L11 methyltransferase: protein MAYRYATERRDDSDLGGGNVLYSAPGHPGFPVRLADELFQRAAARLGAAPFVLWDPCCGSGQLAVAAAMLHRDRLSRLLATDTDPAALSVAERNVGLLSGAGLAERERELRAQAAEFGKPAMVERADAAARLAERLRGLGGDLDGAVRRGDVFHPAEPERPVDLVLTDIPYGDLTRFSGAPPDADPVPALVRALAAVLPEHAVLAVTARTRKVALPAGVGALERVRAGNRAAVLVRAGDARG from the coding sequence GTGGCCTACCGGTACGCGACCGAGCGTCGCGATGATTCCGATCTCGGCGGCGGGAACGTCCTGTATTCGGCGCCGGGCCATCCCGGGTTCCCCGTCCGGCTCGCCGACGAGTTGTTCCAGCGCGCCGCGGCCCGCCTCGGCGCCGCTCCGTTCGTGCTATGGGACCCCTGCTGCGGAAGCGGGCAGCTCGCCGTCGCGGCGGCCATGCTGCACCGCGACCGCCTGTCCCGGCTGCTGGCCACCGACACAGACCCGGCGGCGCTGTCCGTCGCCGAGCGCAACGTGGGCCTGCTCTCCGGCGCCGGCCTGGCCGAGCGCGAGCGCGAGCTGCGGGCCCAAGCCGCGGAGTTCGGCAAACCGGCGATGGTGGAGCGCGCCGACGCCGCTGCGCGGTTGGCCGAACGACTGCGCGGGCTGGGCGGCGACCTCGACGGCGCGGTCCGCCGCGGCGACGTCTTCCACCCCGCTGAGCCGGAGCGCCCCGTCGACCTGGTGCTCACCGACATCCCCTACGGCGACCTGACGCGCTTCTCCGGCGCGCCCCCCGACGCCGACCCCGTACCCGCGCTGGTGCGCGCGCTGGCCGCGGTCCTGCCCGAGCACGCAGTCCTCGCGGTGACCGCGCGCACGCGCAAGGTCGCGCTGCCCGCAGGTGTGGGCGCCCTTGAGCGCGTGCGGGCGGGCAACCGCGCGGCCGTCCTGGTGCGCGCCGGCGACGCGCGCGGCTGA
- a CDS encoding nitrate reductase molybdenum cofactor assembly chaperone, translating to MSAGHSGRAWTPIDAFRDEAAVEAAVRRAASVLLSRPGPRFYERLPLIRRALLELPAIDARRGLAGFCDHAAAEPERELRSHYALTFDTRRRTPLLLDHTDGDALWRRRARARIAEVYAARARRTGADERPDHLAVLLEFAARVDAERGERLLVRLRPGLERLRAALAERGTPYAAVLDAVCATVPASARDTGGRTVAGGRAVAGANGRVAAVPRQAGEPQVPPARSGTARR from the coding sequence GTGTCCGCCGGGCATTCCGGCCGCGCGTGGACGCCGATCGACGCCTTCCGGGACGAAGCGGCGGTGGAGGCCGCCGTGCGCCGCGCCGCCTCGGTACTGCTCAGTCGGCCCGGCCCGCGCTTCTACGAACGGCTGCCGCTGATCCGCCGCGCACTCCTGGAGCTCCCGGCGATCGACGCGCGCCGCGGGCTCGCCGGGTTCTGCGATCACGCCGCCGCCGAGCCCGAACGCGAGCTGCGGTCCCACTACGCCCTCACCTTCGACACCCGCCGCCGCACCCCGCTCCTGCTCGACCACACCGACGGCGACGCGCTGTGGCGCCGCCGCGCGCGAGCCCGCATCGCCGAGGTGTACGCCGCCCGGGCCCGGCGCACCGGCGCGGACGAGCGGCCCGACCACCTCGCAGTGCTGCTGGAGTTCGCGGCCCGCGTCGACGCCGAACGCGGCGAGCGGCTGCTGGTGCGGCTGCGGCCGGGGCTGGAGCGGCTGCGCGCCGCACTGGCCGAGCGGGGCACCCCCTACGCGGCGGTGCTCGACGCGGTGTGCGCGACCGTGCCCGCGTCTGCCCGCGATACCGGCGGCCGCACGGTCGCCGGCGGCCGCGCGGTCGCGGGCGCGAACGGCCGGGTCGCCGCCGTGCCGAGGCAGGCGGGGGAGCCGCAGGTACCCCCGGCCCGTTCCGGCACCGCGCGGCGCTGA
- a CDS encoding VOC family protein produces the protein MTADSSDGVFTGIGRMVVLVDDLDSALSFYRDVLGFGVLFDQTAGGYRYLHIGVPGQPTSGLWLMPAGSADERALVGRQSGGQPLLVLYTDDLDRVRERLAASGVPIWAERDDADHRSLHFADLYGNTIVAAQLHAAPL, from the coding sequence ATGACCGCAGACAGCAGTGACGGCGTCTTCACCGGAATCGGCCGGATGGTCGTGCTCGTGGACGACCTCGACTCCGCCCTGTCCTTCTACCGCGACGTGCTCGGCTTCGGCGTGCTCTTCGACCAGACCGCGGGCGGGTACCGCTACCTGCACATCGGCGTGCCGGGTCAGCCCACCTCCGGCCTGTGGCTGATGCCGGCCGGCAGTGCGGACGAGCGCGCGCTGGTAGGCCGCCAGAGCGGCGGGCAGCCGCTGCTCGTGCTCTACACCGACGACCTCGACCGCGTGCGCGAGCGCCTGGCGGCCAGCGGGGTGCCGATCTGGGCCGAGCGCGACGACGCGGACCACCGCTCGCTGCACTTCGCCGACCTCTACGGCAACACCATCGTGGCCGCCCAACTGCACGCGGCACCGCTGTAG
- a CDS encoding heavy metal translocating P-type ATPase, whose translation MSSGTTGPEQGLRQAGERIELAIGGMTCASCANRVQKRLNKLEGVTAEVNYATEKASVTYAEGVTTDDLVAQVEKAGYTAALPEPPAARGGSADGTAGEPDPLRELRTRTVVSLALSVPVIALAMIPFLQFTYWQWASLALAAPVVVWGALPFHRAAAKNLRFGQATMDTLVSLGTLAAFGWSLYALFLGTAGEPGMVHPFSFTVERGGGAGDIYLEVAAGVTSFILLGRYFEARSKRRAGDALRALLELGAKDVAVVRGGREERVPVDSLAEGDLFVVRPGEKIAADGRVEEGTSAVDRSMLTGESVPQEVAPGTEVAGATVNAGGRLLVRATRVGSDTQLAQMARLVEEAQSGKAEVQRLADRVSGVFVPVVILLAAATLVFWLVTGGVATAFTAAVAVLIIACPCALGLATPTALLVGTGRGAQLGILIKGPEVLENTRRIDTVVLDKTGTVTTGRMALAEADTAAGEDAAEALRLAGAVEDASEHPIGRAVAAGAVQRAGELPAVEDFAGIGGRGAEGTVDGRRVLVGRASLLAERGMPLPRELERAAERERELGRTAVAVGWDGAARAVLSVSDTLKPTSAQAVSRLRELGLHPVLLTGDTAEVAHAVAAEVGIDEVVAEVLPEEKAAVVRRLQSRGRTVAMVGDGVNDAAALAQADLGLSMGTGTDVAIEAGDLTLVRGDLRVAADAIRLSRRTLRTIRGNLFWAFGYNVLALPLAAAGLLNPMIAGAAMALSSVFVVSNSLRLRAFRPWADGSGTAERPAGARRSDAAGEARESAARVH comes from the coding sequence ATGAGTAGCGGCACCACGGGCCCGGAACAGGGCCTGCGCCAGGCCGGTGAGCGGATCGAGTTGGCCATCGGCGGGATGACCTGTGCCTCGTGCGCGAACCGGGTGCAGAAGCGGCTGAACAAGCTGGAGGGCGTCACCGCCGAGGTGAACTACGCCACCGAGAAGGCGAGCGTCACCTACGCCGAGGGGGTCACCACCGACGACCTCGTCGCACAGGTGGAGAAAGCGGGCTACACCGCCGCGCTGCCCGAACCGCCCGCCGCGCGCGGCGGCTCCGCCGATGGCACCGCCGGCGAGCCCGATCCGCTGCGGGAGCTGCGCACCCGGACCGTCGTCAGCCTGGCGCTGTCGGTCCCGGTGATCGCCCTGGCCATGATCCCGTTCCTGCAGTTCACCTACTGGCAGTGGGCCTCGCTGGCGCTGGCGGCGCCGGTCGTGGTCTGGGGCGCGCTGCCGTTCCACCGGGCGGCGGCCAAGAACCTGCGATTCGGCCAGGCCACCATGGACACCCTGGTCTCGCTGGGCACCCTGGCGGCCTTCGGCTGGTCGCTGTACGCGCTGTTCCTCGGCACGGCAGGCGAGCCGGGCATGGTGCACCCGTTCTCGTTCACCGTCGAGCGCGGCGGCGGCGCGGGCGACATCTATCTGGAGGTCGCCGCCGGCGTCACCTCCTTCATCCTGCTGGGCCGCTACTTCGAGGCCCGCTCCAAGCGCCGCGCCGGCGACGCGCTGCGTGCCCTGCTCGAACTCGGTGCCAAGGACGTCGCCGTGGTGCGCGGCGGGCGCGAGGAGCGCGTGCCGGTGGACAGCCTCGCCGAGGGCGACCTCTTCGTGGTCCGGCCGGGCGAGAAGATCGCCGCCGACGGCCGCGTGGAGGAGGGCACCTCCGCGGTGGACCGCAGCATGCTCACCGGCGAGTCGGTTCCCCAGGAGGTGGCTCCGGGCACCGAGGTCGCCGGGGCGACCGTCAACGCGGGCGGGCGGCTGCTCGTGCGCGCCACGCGCGTGGGCTCCGACACCCAGCTCGCGCAGATGGCCCGGCTGGTCGAGGAGGCGCAGAGCGGCAAGGCCGAGGTGCAGCGCCTGGCGGACCGTGTCTCCGGCGTCTTCGTGCCCGTCGTCATCCTGCTGGCGGCTGCGACCCTGGTCTTCTGGCTGGTCACCGGCGGCGTGGCCACGGCGTTCACCGCCGCCGTCGCCGTGCTGATCATCGCCTGCCCGTGCGCACTGGGCCTGGCCACGCCCACCGCGCTGCTGGTGGGCACCGGGCGCGGGGCCCAGCTGGGAATCCTGATCAAGGGCCCCGAGGTGCTGGAGAACACCCGCCGGATCGACACGGTCGTGCTGGACAAGACCGGCACCGTGACCACCGGGCGGATGGCGCTGGCCGAGGCGGACACCGCTGCGGGCGAGGACGCGGCCGAGGCGCTGCGGTTGGCGGGGGCGGTCGAGGACGCCTCCGAGCACCCGATCGGCCGGGCCGTCGCCGCGGGTGCCGTGCAGCGGGCGGGCGAGCTGCCCGCGGTCGAGGACTTCGCGGGCATCGGCGGCCGCGGCGCCGAGGGGACCGTGGACGGCCGCCGCGTGCTGGTGGGGCGGGCGTCGCTGCTGGCGGAGCGGGGCATGCCGCTGCCCCGGGAGCTGGAGCGCGCCGCCGAGCGCGAACGCGAGCTGGGCCGCACGGCGGTAGCGGTGGGCTGGGACGGCGCGGCCCGTGCGGTGCTGTCCGTCTCCGACACCCTCAAGCCCACCAGTGCGCAGGCCGTCTCCCGGCTGCGCGAGCTGGGCCTGCACCCGGTGCTGCTCACCGGCGACACCGCGGAGGTCGCGCATGCGGTGGCGGCCGAGGTCGGTATCGACGAGGTCGTCGCCGAGGTGCTGCCGGAGGAGAAGGCCGCCGTGGTGCGCCGGCTGCAGAGCCGGGGCCGCACGGTCGCCATGGTCGGCGACGGGGTGAACGACGCCGCCGCGCTGGCGCAGGCCGACCTGGGGCTGTCCATGGGCACCGGTACCGACGTGGCGATCGAGGCGGGCGACCTCACGTTGGTCCGCGGCGACCTGCGGGTGGCCGCCGACGCCATCCGGCTGTCCCGCCGCACCCTGCGCACCATCCGCGGCAACCTGTTCTGGGCGTTCGGCTACAACGTGCTCGCGCTGCCGCTGGCGGCGGCCGGTCTGCTCAATCCGATGATCGCCGGTGCGGCGATGGCGCTCTCCAGCGTCTTCGTGGTGAGCAACAGCCTGCGGCTGCGCGCGTTCCGCCCGTGGGCGGACGGCTCCGGGACTGCCGAGCGGCCCGCCGGAGCGCGGCGCTCTGATGCCGCAGGCGAGGCGCGGGAGTCGGCCGCGCGGGTGCACTGA
- a CDS encoding imine reductase family protein has translation MTSNETAPVAVIGLGDMGAALAGALLKAGHPTTVWNRTPHKADPLVEQGATRAASAAAAVAAAPLVVACVLDDAALRQALGGADLDGRTLVNLTNGTPAHARVAAAWAAEQGADYLDGGIMAVPAMIGGADCRVIYSGPRAVFDEHAPTLGAFGEARYAGADPGLAALHDLALLSGMYGLISGFLHAVAMVRSAGEKSGEFTTAELVPWVSGMTAILPTLAEQVDSGDFATEGSNLGMQAAGYANILDAARDAGLSTELMAPLGTLMNRYLEAGGAPGNDLSALVGMLHTTGA, from the coding sequence GTGACCTCGAACGAAACCGCCCCCGTGGCCGTCATCGGTCTGGGCGACATGGGCGCTGCGCTGGCCGGTGCGCTGCTGAAGGCGGGGCATCCGACAACAGTGTGGAACCGCACCCCGCACAAGGCCGACCCGTTGGTGGAACAGGGGGCCACGCGCGCGGCCTCAGCGGCTGCGGCGGTGGCCGCGGCGCCGCTGGTCGTCGCGTGTGTGCTGGACGACGCGGCGCTGCGCCAGGCCCTCGGCGGGGCCGACCTCGACGGGCGCACCCTGGTGAACCTGACCAACGGCACACCCGCCCACGCCCGCGTCGCCGCGGCCTGGGCTGCCGAACAAGGCGCCGACTACCTGGACGGCGGCATCATGGCGGTACCCGCGATGATCGGCGGGGCGGACTGCCGGGTGATCTACAGCGGGCCGCGGGCGGTCTTCGACGAACACGCACCGACGCTCGGCGCCTTCGGGGAGGCCCGCTACGCCGGTGCGGACCCCGGACTCGCCGCCCTCCACGACCTCGCACTGCTGAGCGGCATGTACGGGCTGATCTCGGGGTTCCTGCACGCGGTGGCGATGGTGCGCTCGGCGGGTGAGAAGTCCGGCGAGTTCACCACGGCGGAACTCGTGCCGTGGGTGAGCGGGATGACCGCCATCCTGCCTACGCTGGCCGAGCAGGTCGACAGCGGCGATTTCGCCACCGAGGGGTCCAACCTCGGCATGCAGGCCGCCGGCTACGCCAACATCCTCGACGCCGCACGGGACGCGGGCCTCAGCACGGAACTGATGGCGCCGCTGGGCACGCTGATGAACCGCTATCTGGAGGCGGGTGGCGCACCCGGAAACGACCTCTCCGCGCTGGTCGGCATGCTGCACACGACCGGGGCCTGA
- a CDS encoding phosphotransferase family protein gives MDSLTKRRLDRPMLDALCSRLLGGASVVDAAELTGGMFNAAYRLRLDDGREAVLKASPPAEAPLLSYEQGIMRTEAEVFRRLAAAAEVPAAEVLAAGTGGDLLDADVLVTAALPGRPWNEAAADLGPGDHRALRHRLGRVLAAMHTVRSDAARGDVAFGYPQRSAGLHGADWASAFTAMTEALLADGRRWGVELPEARVRTALARHRAALDEVEAGVLVHFDLWPGNVFVDAGENAPGAGPAGGADRPRITGIIDVERAWWGDPLADLVGMDPFGSAEEDADLLAGYREAGTGLDVSSPEAALRLALYRVYLGLIMVVEIAPRGYSGDWVAEYTGDCRALLARGLDALESPRGPEPVVR, from the coding sequence ATGGACAGCCTGACGAAGCGCCGGCTGGACCGGCCCATGCTCGACGCCCTGTGCTCCCGGCTGCTCGGCGGCGCGTCGGTCGTCGACGCCGCCGAGCTCACCGGCGGCATGTTCAACGCCGCTTACCGGCTGCGGCTGGACGACGGCCGCGAGGCGGTGCTCAAGGCGTCGCCGCCCGCGGAGGCGCCGCTGCTGTCCTACGAGCAGGGCATCATGCGCACCGAGGCCGAGGTCTTCCGGCGGCTCGCGGCCGCCGCGGAGGTTCCGGCGGCCGAGGTGCTGGCCGCCGGAACCGGCGGCGACCTGCTCGACGCCGACGTGCTCGTCACCGCGGCGCTGCCCGGCCGCCCATGGAACGAGGCCGCCGCCGACCTCGGACCCGGCGACCACCGGGCGCTTCGCCACCGGCTGGGCCGCGTGCTCGCGGCCATGCACACGGTGCGCTCCGATGCGGCGCGCGGCGACGTCGCCTTCGGCTACCCGCAGCGGTCGGCGGGTCTGCACGGCGCCGACTGGGCGTCGGCGTTCACCGCGATGACCGAGGCACTGCTGGCGGACGGCCGGAGGTGGGGCGTGGAGCTGCCGGAGGCGCGCGTGCGCACCGCGCTCGCGCGGCACCGCGCGGCGCTGGACGAGGTCGAGGCGGGGGTGCTCGTCCACTTCGACCTGTGGCCGGGAAACGTGTTCGTGGACGCGGGCGAGAACGCACCCGGCGCGGGCCCGGCGGGCGGGGCCGACCGGCCGCGCATCACCGGGATCATCGACGTCGAGCGCGCGTGGTGGGGCGACCCCCTGGCGGACCTCGTGGGGATGGACCCCTTCGGCTCCGCCGAAGAGGACGCCGACCTGCTCGCCGGCTACCGCGAGGCCGGCACCGGGCTGGACGTCTCCTCGCCCGAGGCCGCGCTGCGCCTGGCGCTGTACCGCGTCTACCTCGGGCTGATCATGGTGGTGGAGATCGCGCCGCGGGGTTACTCGGGCGACTGGGTGGCCGAGTACACCGGCGACTGCCGCGCCCTGCTGGCCCGCGGGCTGGACGCGCTGGAGAGCCCGCGCGGCCCGGAACCGGTCGTACGTTGA
- a CDS encoding RNA-binding S4 domain-containing protein: MPAGHPSGRVDRWIWAVRLAKTRADAAQACRGGHVRVNDRTAKPATTVRVGDEVQVRLNGVTRVVDVALVIDKRVGAPIARRCYTDRSPEPTPQPPGAVLRRERGAGRPTKRDRRQIDQMRRKGF; encoded by the coding sequence ATGCCTGCGGGGCACCCCAGCGGGCGTGTGGACCGCTGGATCTGGGCGGTGCGGCTGGCCAAGACCCGCGCCGACGCCGCCCAGGCGTGCCGCGGAGGGCACGTGCGCGTCAACGACCGGACGGCCAAGCCGGCGACCACCGTACGCGTCGGCGACGAGGTCCAGGTGCGGCTCAACGGGGTCACGCGCGTCGTCGACGTGGCCCTGGTGATCGACAAGCGCGTCGGCGCGCCGATCGCCCGCCGCTGCTACACCGACCGCAGTCCCGAACCCACTCCGCAGCCTCCCGGCGCGGTCCTGCGGCGCGAGCGCGGTGCGGGGCGCCCCACCAAGCGCGACCGGCGCCAAATCGACCAGATGCGCCGCAAGGGGTTCTGA